The Thermothelomyces thermophilus ATCC 42464 chromosome 4, complete sequence region TTCTCTAAACTATGTTTGTGACAGACGACAAGCTTCTGTGAGTTACCAGTGCTGATTTCGAAGGCGGCGATTCCTCGTTGACCGTGATGATCTTCTCTCATGGTCCAGAACGCAGCATCGTTGGAAGAAAAAACACGGAACCTGCCAAGACAGGCGTGTCCAGTGGATTGAAAATAGAGGAGCGGAGAAACAATGAGAATAAGGTTGTGAAGTGGTGGGACCTGAGACAACCTCAGTCAGCTGGCGCTCAGAGTTCAATGTGGGTCATGGCCCAACCAGGAAGTGCCCATGATCTCTTTCATCGCTCCCGTTGCTGCCTGGGGCTCTTTCCTCATCTGTCTCAACTACCTACACTATTCAAGAGACGACTTAGGTGGAGTTTTCCAATGGCCGGCTGCAATTTTATTGAGTCAAAATTTCCATCCTCGATTAGCCACAAAGTCCAGATTTCTCCCAGATTTGTGGTTCGTCTCCCGATGACCAACACCAACTCCCCTTGTCTGCAATGTCGACATTCAACGGCCTCGTGGCCGAATTCCCCGACATTCGAGGCAAGTCTTGAAGTTTCATAGAGTTTTCCATTTGGAATTCTTAGACTTACCTGCAGTAGTCGACTTCTTCCGCTCACATCCAGACCTTCGCCCGCCGTTGGCATGTTTCCTGAGCCACATTCATAGCGACCATCTTGCTGGCCTGGAGACCCTTCGGTCGCCATTGTAGGAGGCGGTTCTATTCCTTGATGGTGGTTCTGATCTGGACGTTTAACCTTCGTTCATAGTGTCTACTGTTCTGCCGCCACCAAGGAGATGCTGCTGCGCCTTGAGAGGTACCCTTGCCGGATCAACTATGCCAGGGGCATTTTGGAGGCACGCGTTCAAAAGTACCGCCATCTCAGGAACCTGTTTGTGGGTGCCATTACACCGTGATAAAAGCCGCTATACAACCGCTTACGCTATCCAGAAACCCATACCCCTGAATACACCAACACTTCTTGAACTCGAGCCCGAAAATCATCTACAGGTCACTTTGCTGGATGCCAATCATTGCCCAGGTGCCGTCATGTTTTGTAAGCATCCGATATTTGCCCAAGATAATCGTCTACTTACGCTGGACCCATAGTGTTCGAGGGCCAAGGCAAGGCCGTCCTCTACACTGGAGATGTTAGAGCCGAGCCATGGTTTGTCAACGCGATTGCTCGATCGCCATCTCTGATCGAATACTCTTCCGGACTCAAAACCATAGACACAATATATCTCGACACGTCCTTCATAGATGATGTTGAGTTTCCCACGAAATCCGAGGGTATCAGCGAGTTGCTTCGCAAAGTCTCGAGATATCCTAGCGACACCATCTTTCATCTCCAGGCCTGGACGTACGGGTGGGTTCTTCCCGATTGCTAGAACCGTCAAGTTCGCTTTCCAACCTCCTGGCCAGGTACGAAGACGTGTGGCTCGCTCTCTCAAAAGCCCTAGGCTCTAAGGTACGCAATTGCTCTCTCTCAAGTCATCTTCCGTACATCTGACTTGCCAGGTCCACGTTGACGAGTACAAATTACTCATGTACCGCTCACTGGTGGCGACACATTCTGACGCCAAGTTTGCGCCCTCTTCACATCTCACCCCTGAAGCACCTGCATTGGTTGGTTTCAGGTGTGGCAACACCCAGCATTCCGGATGCCTGACCCTCGATGAGACTGTCCGGATTCACAGTTGCGAAAAGGGCAATTACTGTTCCACTGTGAGAAATCATCCAGTTGTTTGGATCCGTCCCATCATTACCCGACTTCCCGACGGTCAAGATGTACTAGAAGTTGGTGTTGGGGGAGGGGCCCAGGATCTGGAGCGGGAAGCAGAGCTTGACTACCTCACTCCGGGTGACGTAAAGGCGCTCATGGAAGCGTAAGTTGAAGTATTATACGAAGGACTTCCATAGCTGACTTGACAGGCTGGGCGATGTCGATTGTATCTCCAACGATCTGCGCGAACGGCTCGGTCAGTTCCTTCTCGGGGCTATCGCTAGCGGCCGTAAGGTCCCTATTGAACTGAAGAGTACCGCCTTCCGGGATAGCAACGAAACAGAACTCATCAACGGTCTGCAAGGAATAGCAAGCAAGCTCAAGATGCGTAGCGAACGTCTTTCAACAAACCAGTACCAACCGCTCCCGAACATCATCACGTTCCCGTACTCCCGCCATTCTTCTTATCCAGAACTCTGCCGTTTTGTTAGTAAATTCAAGCCCAGGGATGTGTGGCCTTGTACGGTCGATGTCCCCCGGTGGTTGCGTGAAGGTACCAGTCTTGCCAGGATCCGTCTCCATGAGCGAGCACTGACACTGATATCAGGCATCACAGTCGAACAACTCTTTTCGCCGCATTGCTCTGGAGATGAATTTCGGCACGACCAAGCCATGACAGAGCGGTTTAAGAAACATGATCTTGACGTTCCCGTCAGTTTGAACAGCCAGAGCGCTGCCTCGGTGAGCAATGCGGGCCTTTCCACCCAATCTTCTGCGTCAGTACCAGATCGCCACAGAGAGCCATCGACGCCTTTAGAAGGTGACTATCATCGATCTGCTACCAACGTCGTACTGGGCTCTCACGTCCTGGAGGTCGACAACTTCGAAACCGTTGGATCTGCCGAAGAGCTTGCAAGCTTAGCAGATGTTGATCCTACAAGCCTTCAAGATTCGCAAGACTCGACCCTTTCAGACTTTGCCCTTGATACTCGCCTGCAAGCCTTCCGAACCGTCCTCGACAACGCCAAGGGCAGAGTCGGAGGGGAGGTGCGGCTGCTGTCAACAACCGATCACCACTCCACAATAGAACCCGAGCTCGGTCTCGAGGTGACCCAAACGTCCAGTTCTGGGGGTCCATCAACATGAGCTGAGTTGATATGGTTTCAACAGAGAGCAGCTACTTTCTGCTCCCTGACTTGTGAACGCTCTCGGGCGATCAATTGCCGATCCCCGCAATGGACCCCAGGACGTGGGCCTCGATCTGGTTGCGAATACAACAACACTGTCCGGCCCGAAACCGTCCATAACAATTATTCCACAAATCCGCCGTGAGCCCGGCTTCGCCAAGACGAGTAAACCTGGTTCAGCAACACCATGCCCGGGCTCCAACCAGACACAGCAAAACGCTATTACGCCAGAGCGCCCTACCTAACAAGGCTCGTTTCTTTCGCCGATATGCGCTCAAATAAAAACGCGAGATTAGCCAGCAGCATGTAGCAACGCCGGGAGTCAGTTTGAGCCTAGATGCAACACAACTTTGCACAAGCGACGGTGGGGACGCTGCTCCCCAACTGACAATGCCCTCTTGTGCCGTTAGCTGGACTGAGCCGTGGTAGGCTGTGAAGACATATATGTAAAGTGCCACCATTCAGCATTGGCCCGCTTCCGCGCCGAAACTTTTATTCCCTCAACACCTGGGGTCTTAGCATCAACCGTTAGCTTCTCAGTTCTGTGCCTTCAGGGGCGGCGCAAACAGTCCTTACAATGGCAAGGCTAAGATCTGTAACGCTGGGTGCCTTCATGACACTGTTCTCACCATGGGCATGTTTGGTTTTTGGACTTGCTGTCGACGTTGCGGGCCATAGTAGTCAAGTGGCTGCACGGGCAGACCCGAACTTGGCTGGTTACTTGGGCGTCTTCTTTCTCGGAGCTGACCCGTACGTCTACTTTTATCTCAGCAATGGAAACAACCCTGTCTCCTTCAGGGCCTTGAATGGAGGCTCGCCAATCATAAAGCCAACGAAAGGCACCGGGGGAGTCCGAGACCCGACCATTATTCCAGGAGGTGGAAGCGAAGCCGGCAAGAAGTGGTACATCATCGGGACAGATCTAGACATTGGCAAGGTGAGCTCGGTCCAGGCGCAGGTTGAAAATGCATTTTGCGCTTTGTTCTGACGTTCGAACAGACAACGTGGGATGCGGCGCAGCGAACCGGATCAAGAGGGATCTTTGTGTGGGAAAGCACCGACTTGATTAACTGGGGTAACGAAAGACTCGTCGAGGTGGAAGATGCCACCGCCGGCATGGTTTGGGCTCCAGAGGCAATCTGGGATCCCGCGAAAGGTATGGCATTTCTCATCAGGCACGCCATGAACATAGCTAGCTGACTGTCATAGGCCAATACCTGGTTCACTGGGCATCCAAATTCGTGAGGAGCTATCACGGGAATCGTGCTCGTGGTGCAACACGCACTGACTTTCTGTAGTACTCGACCTCCGACCCGAGCCACACCGGCTCTCCTTCCAACATTCGCATCCGCTACGCCTACACCAGCGACTTCAAAACCTTCACCTCCCCGCAAACCCTCATCGACAAAAACCCCACTAATATCATCGACTTGACTATTCTCCCGATCAATGGCACGGACTCGAACTCCTTCCTTCGGTTCATGAAAGACGAGACACGTAAAACAGTCTTTGTCGAGGTCTCCGACACCGGGCTCTTCGGCACGTGGACTAGGCCAGGCGGCGATTCGGCAATCATCCAGCAGGGCGTAGAGGGTCCGGCGGCGTACTGGGACAACACAACTCCGGGGAAAGCACACCTTCTGCTGGATTTTTACGGGCAGGACGGTTACAGGCCGTTTGAGAGCACCAATCCGGGCAGCAACAGCGGATGGACAGGAAGCGATAGGTCGGCATTTCCAACGAATTTGAGGCATGGGAGTGTGTTGCCGGTGGATCAAGCGGCTTATGAGACGTTAAACGCGCGGTGGGGTTAGGGACGGGTGTGTGAAAGTAGTCTGGCTTGAATATGGCTGGGTTGGGAGGTGGTGCTAAGATGCAAAATTTACTTCAGGGGTTCTCGAAGGTACAGGCTTCCGTGGACCAAGTTGCTTCCCAGGTCGGAACTTGAGAGAAAGTGAGAAAGGGGCGGCCCAAACAGTCCAACACGGCGCTAACGTCGGGATACTGGAGGCGGGAAGCTTTCTTCGATTGAGGTTCTTGTCCACCAGCAACATGACAGGCTCGGACAAGAGAGGGATGAGAAAATGCAAGACAACTTGCACCTTCTTGCACCTCACAGGACTGGGTCCACAAAAGGCATCAAAAAACTGTCTCAGGATCTCATCTGTTCATGCCACCAGACCGGAAATACGAGTATAAAAGCAGATATTATCACTATCAACCTAAACTGGGCCAGTCAACGCCTCCAGAACAGCTATTGAAAGGATCGTCGAAGCCAGGTAGCCCCTCCTACTCCAACATTAACAGGGTATCTCGTCGCATACATCGGCGCCGTCAAAGCCTCGTAAGCCGCAGCACAGTTCGAAAGAGGAGAGCAAGAATATGAAGAGGGGACCGAGGCAAAAGTTATTTTGCTGGGGCTAAAAGGGAGTGTGTGCATATGTATGTGTGGGTGTGTATGGGTGTGTGTGTTTATGTGAAAGTCAGGGAAGAAAGGGGGAAAGCATAATAGGAACCGCCCAATCAAAATTCCGGCCCGACCTGTCCGACTCCGGGGATATTACTCTGAGTACCCAGTCTCTATGCCTTGTCTGTACCTGCCAACAGTAGGATCGATGAAATGTCGAGGGTGAAGGTATGATGATCTGTTTTGGTGGGGAGAGGGGAGAGAGGTAGGAAAGAATGAATAGTACCGAGGAACTCAACCACCACGCGTGCCGCAATCGAATCGGCCGGGCCAGCAGCTGGCTCCATGGAGCGAAATGGTGCTCTGATTGCTGGATACCGCGTTGTGTCGTCCATCCCCTCCCTTCGGTTCTGCGGTGGACATCAATGCCCAACGAGACTTTCGCAGATGAACGAGATAGTGTCACGGTGAGACGGAGGAGAGTGCCGTTTCAGTCCCCAAGAAGGGCCATCGGCCTTTCTTCCGCCATGCAGGGCCGGCGAGCACTGCACTGACTGGTAACCCAGCAGCAACGATAACCGCCTCCGGAAAGGTCCCTTCCGACCCTCAAGGTTAACAATACCTTGGATCTTGTCCTTTTTTCCTCTTTCGCTCCTTGCCCTTTTCTTAATttccctccttcttctctctctctctgaaGTTGTTTCTTTTATCCATGTGCATTCAATCATCGATCTCTGCAGCTCAAGGTCTGTCCAAGTCCAACCCCCCTAGCCCGGCCCCAACCCCGACGATTCCCAACCCTGCCGCAGCACCGGGATGTGGATGATGATGAGCattggcagcggcggcggcagcagcagcagcagcagcagcagcagcagcaacgtGATGCTCCCCTCCGTGCGCCGTCACCGCCGGATGATAAGGCAAGCTCGTCCCTTGCGAcactgcggcggcggcggcggcggcaaacATGGCTTGCTGCCCGCCGTGCCCTGGGTGTGTCGGGTACGGATAagcagcgccgccgccgccgattgTGGGGCTCCTCCttgtgccgccgccgcttccgGCAGTTCCATGCAAGAAGGTGGACGTTGCCGAGCCCGGCcccgcggccgccggcgaGTGCGGCGGGAGGTGCGTCGTGTCGAGGCGCGGCATGGAGCCGTAGGGCGAGGGCACGGGAGGAAGGACGGCGGGTTGGGAggggatggtggtggtgtagctgctgctgctgctggtggttATTGTTGATGTGAGAGGGTAGATGGAGCCGAGAGGATCGGGGACGGTACGCGGACCCGAATGGGGAtgggggtggtggtgggtgTAGGTATGATATGCGTCGGTCTCATAACCGCCGCCACTGCCACCTGAGAGGTGTGGGCTGTCTGGGGTGCCATCCATGCGGGCGCGTTTAAGCGGCTTCTGGTCGTCGTAGGGGGTATAGCCGTATGGGCTGGAGGCGTACTCGCCGGCGCGCATCTGGGGAGATTCGGAGTAGTAGCTGCGAGAGCGGTCCAGCTGAGCTTGGTCGTGGAGGGAGTCTACGCGGCGGAGATGATGCGGAGAGTGGCCGTTGGGGCTAAGGTCATGGTTCGCGTCATGCGGCAGGTAGCCGTGTATCCCCTGGGAGGCGCGGATCTGCTCCGCCTGGCTGATGGTGCGTTTTTTTGTCGAGACGGTGCGCGAGTCCTTTCGGAGCCGGAGGCGCACCCCTTGGTCGCTAAATGAGCGCGTGAGAAAGGTGGACTCGGCAAGCCCGGGGAACGTCTTGGTCGCGTAGACGACAAATGGGTCCGAGACGGTGCGAGACAGCAGCCAACACTCCTTCTCGGCCAGTCGCAACTCGTAGAGAATGAACGCGAGGCGGTAGGTGCCCACCCTTCTCACGGACAAGTCACCAAACACGAAGAAACCCCCTTGGCTATTGTCGGTGTCTTTCAGGCTGTAGAGCGACGAAACAAGGGTACCTGTGAGGTCGCTTTCCTTGGGTGCCGATTGATCGTCTTGACTGTCCTCGTCACCCTTGCGGATGAGCCTGGCGGTAAGGATCAGGTACGGGTTTTGGAGGAAGGTCCTGGCCGGGTCCTTCCTAGGGTTGACCAAGAGCTGCACGATGGGTGGCGGATCAATCGGTTTTCTCTCTGCTCGTTGTGTCAGTGCATCGGGGGTCCCGGTCAGGGGAATGGAGAATGAGGCATCAGCGAGGAGGGTTACCTTTACCCTTACCAATGGCGACGCAGGCATACTTGGGCTGCTGCCGTACCGCCAACTCGAAGTCACGTTGCCCTAATGTGTACATCATTGTGTGGATATTGATTTAAGGTTCTCAGGCGCGAGATTGAATGCAGATTAAAAGGCTACCAGGCGTCCTGCGCAAGCGGCGGATCCGGCGGGCGCTGcaagtgtgtgtgtgttgcCGTCCTCGCCAGGAGGTCGAATCTGTTGTCTGGCGCCTTAACTGAGTGAGGACTAATACCTCGTGGTTGAGATGTAACTAGCAAAAGCTCTGCGAGTTTTACCCAGTTAGCTGAGCGAAAGGAGGTGCACAGTTCAAGCGGGAAAACTGAGCGTGGAGGGCAATAAGGCGTGACGCGAAGGAGCGCAGGCGCGGAGGGGAGAACTCACCGAAAcacgcagcagcaggagctgATGCAGGCCGGTTGACGCTGTCCAGCAGTTGCGACCGCACGTTGGTCCCCAGAGGCATCGATCTTTGTGGGCGGAAAGGTTgacccggggggggggggggggggatagAACACAGAGCGACGGGAGTCTGTCGTGGCCTGTAAAGAAATGGAGGCTGCGCTGCTGCGGCAGGCCCTCCGCGAGCTGTAAGATAGTCGAAAAGAAGCCTGGACTATGTGATGATCGAGCCGAACAGCGAATTCCAGGTGTAAGTCCCCAGAGCGTGTCGTTTCCGCTCTGTCCACCCGTGCAGTTGCCGAACCAAACAACCTATTATCCAGCCCCGTTTCTCAAAGGTTTCGCTTTTTTCCCCCTCTGCTCCTGTATTTCCTCCTTGTTTCCCGCTAGGGCCCTCTACCGGTACCAAGCCTTTCCTCCTAGAGTAGAGAGGGGCGCTCCCAATGGAGGGGTGGCGACCTGTGAACACGGCCCTGCAGGCGTTGACCTGAAGCAGGACAACTTAGAGTTTGTTCTTGACACAAATGAGATTCTTTTAAAGTTTGTCGAAGCAGCGGCAGTCGGAGCAGCCGAGCGACCGCCCGGGGGGCAAGATAGACTTTTGAACGCCCGACGTATCAAGGAGGGGCAGTAAGCAGGGGCCAAGACAAGGAAGTAGCCCACCGCTGCAGCTTCACCAGGGTGTTGCAGATGGGATGGCAGTGTGCAACTCCGACGGACTGGGCAGGCCAGGTAAGAAATGTAATGCCGTGTCTGACGTGTATTGCCCAACGTTTTCGTCCTCGACAAGACGTCTCGTGGCAGGGGGGGCGGTCCGGTTCGGTTCGGAGACTGGGGTTGACGTTCTCCAGACCGGTGCAAAACGAAGATCAGACGGGGGTTAGAGGAGGGAGGTCGATCAGATATACTCGAATGCCCAGGTATAACTAACTGAATGCTAAGCTCCTGCGTAGAGTGCACACAGAAACTCGATGTTATGGAGGAGTCgagacgaggaggacggcaGGGGAGCCCGGAATACCACCCATCCAGTGCCGTTGGCTACCCTGGAGGAAGGGCAGACCTTCATAACAAAAATGACTACCAGTAGTGATATGATTGACTGGAGGATGATGTCTTGGTGAGCTGCCAGGACGACCGTTTCTTTGGCCACATCCGGATAATCTTGCCATGAAcgcccccctctcccctccgAGGTACCCAAGTCTCGCAGGTCAAGGGCCTCCTCCGCATCCAAAGGGACCAGGGATCCAAGCAGGACGATGGGTGGCGCGGAGCCGCGGTGGAGAGGAGTGTTCTGGGCTTGCCGAACTCCACGCAGTACACCCGCGAGGACTGCGGTCGCGCTTGATTCCAACGGGTCCCGCACGGCAGCACCCAAAGTCGTCATTGCTGCCAACAGAACACCCGACCAGGGAATGGAAATGGGTGTGGAAAGGGAGCGCAGGGCGGACCAGGGGTGGGTCAATGTGCCAACGCCCGCACCGTGGTCGACTGACAGACGGGAAGTGCTTGGCTGCGTTTGCGGCCCTGAATCTCGTCTTCTACGAGAGACGGATGGCCAGAATCGCTCCGCGTCCTTGGTGTATGGCTCTATCTCTCGCCAGGTTTCTAACAAAACAAACAGCCGCGCCGTCATCTGGAGAGCCGTCCTtattctttttcttcttctcctgtccttttttttcttgccACGAACGAGAACCATATCTTGAAGAACCCGTGGGAAACCTTTTTTGGTGGGCTGAGTTGCATGTTAAAACACGTAccaggtacatacatacgtgcCAAGGTGACCATGCTCTTTTGGATAAATGTGCCGGAAGTCGGCCTGGGGTCCCGCCACCAAGGAAAGGTGCTACTGGCGTCAACCGGCACCCCCTTGTAGACCCTTCCTCGTGCTTAACAAGCAGGGATAGTGCCCAAGAAAACTCCGAGGATATTTGtacaggtatgtatgtatggtACATGCATGCCCAGTACCCTGCAGGAATTGGTGTTCCGCGCCTCCCCGCAGAGAAAGGTGCACACATGCCGGGTCACGGCGAGGTCCTTTGAGCACCATGTCCCGTTGTAAGTGCTGGGGCCGAGAGGTCGCAATCTGGCTTGCTCTGCATAACCTGCAGGACTCGTCTGCTATGCCCAACTTCGTGTAGTTATTGCATCAATGGTTTTCGCTGTCGAGCTGGACATCTTTCATCTCTGCTTCCTGCCACCTTGTTCCTTCTGCCCTATCGTGTATGCCCGCCCTTCAAGAGCAGTCCCAGGTTTTACTGCTGAGTGTCGCAGTGCCGGGGAGAGAAACGGCGGCCAATGGCCTGGTTGGCGCCCgttgccttttttttcttttctcgaACACTTGCATGTCCGGCATTGATGAACGATCCACAGTTAACTGAGCTTTCGACTGTCTGTGCGTTGTGTCCATGCATGAGCGAAGGAGTTGGCCCTAAGCCTTTTTGAGCCTTATGAACTGGCCCTTTCCGTCTCATTTGAGTTGAAGCGGCTCTCTTGATCCAACGCACTGTCCGGGTACCCATTCATCCGGCCTGCTCCTGGAAGTGTGGTGTAACCCTGCTGTGTATTTGTTCGGAGTCTGCCCCTCCTTCTCCGGGTGATCCGAGCTCGATTCGAGGTTCGGGTTGCGGGCTGGGCTTTGAAGACTTGCGGGAGCAAAGGGGCATGGCTAACTCGTCCAACCTCGCAAGCCCCCCGTCTTCCAGAAGCTCGAGTCTGTGTTTTCGTATGCTGTTAGCTGCCCATCAAACCGTTGCATGGAACTGGCAGTGCATGACTCAGATTCAGGTACATGCCAGATTACCCGCTAATGCAACAGCGGTAACGTTATGTCAAAGTAGGAACATGCGTCTCGCGTTGAGTCGGTTGCTTCACGGTTTTCCGTTCTCGTAGCTGACCAACCTAACGAGCATCTATGTCGTCACCGGTTTTGTTGTGACAACGCTCAAAAAGCC contains the following coding sequences:
- a CDS encoding glycoside hydrolase family 43 protein (CAZy_ID 268049) → MARLRSVTLGAFMTLFSPWACLVFGLAVDVAGHSSQVAARADPNLAGYLGVFFLGADPYVYFYLSNGNNPVSFRALNGGSPIIKPTKGTGGVRDPTIIPGGGSEAGKKWYIIGTDLDIGKTTWDAAQRTGSRGIFVWESTDLINWGNERLVEVEDATAGMVWAPEAIWDPAKGQYLVHWASKFYSTSDPSHTGSPSNIRIRYAYTSDFKTFTSPQTLIDKNPTNIIDLTILPINGTDSNSFLRFMKDETRKTVFVEVSDTGLFGTWTRPGGDSAIIQQGVEGPAAYWDNTTPGKAHLLLDFYGQDGYRPFESTNPGSNSGWTGSDRSAFPTNLRHGSVLPVDQAAYETLNARWG